One window from the genome of Pelodictyon luteolum DSM 273 encodes:
- a CDS encoding FmdB family zinc ribbon protein, giving the protein MPTYQYRCTSCGHELEVVQKMSENALKTCPECGKDALERVISAEGGFVLKGSGFYGTDYSAKKSSCSDSSSSGSSCSTGTCPFAK; this is encoded by the coding sequence ATGCCTACCTATCAATATCGCTGCACCAGCTGCGGCCATGAACTTGAAGTGGTCCAGAAAATGAGTGAGAACGCCTTGAAGACCTGCCCTGAATGCGGGAAGGATGCGCTGGAGCGCGTCATCAGCGCAGAGGGCGGTTTTGTGCTTAAGGGGTCGGGTTTCTACGGCACCGATTACAGTGCAAAGAAGTCCTCCTGCTCCGATTCGTCATCATCAGGCTCCTCCTGCTCGACCGGGACCTGCCCGTTCGCGAAGTAA
- a CDS encoding OstA-like protein, giving the protein MTRPGRLLILTASILLLQDAPLPGLHHNTAHAEKKKIILRHADTIEGGEDAGGSFRAAIGNVLFEKDNLTLSCDRTTDYEGQDRIVMNGHVRISDGAKEIFGDDGVFHPSTDVCELHGNVRGRMLDNSMMVRSRKAVFNNQENRLWFYDNAIGWRYNEQVSGDILRIQFKPVDENAPSKDGGGKQKIDEMQVHGHAFYATRDTLTADPEGYDQLSGRHIVVLIGDDSKVKGVTVTKEAESLVHIYDNDGMEKPDGSGKGNSSDKGKGSDDGAKKLSGINYSSGDRIKMIFKEGTLKKMNVTGNAEGTEYPPELRGSVNLPKFKWREDERPFGKQAAGDRTAAGIKTVDKGAEAPERESLP; this is encoded by the coding sequence ATGACACGACCGGGCCGACTGCTCATCCTCACCGCAAGCATCTTGCTGCTTCAGGATGCCCCGCTTCCGGGCCTGCACCATAATACGGCTCATGCGGAGAAAAAGAAAATCATTCTCCGCCACGCCGACACGATCGAAGGCGGCGAGGATGCCGGCGGCAGCTTCCGCGCGGCCATCGGCAACGTGTTGTTCGAGAAGGACAACCTGACATTGAGTTGCGACCGCACCACCGACTATGAGGGACAGGACCGCATTGTGATGAACGGCCATGTCCGCATCTCCGATGGCGCCAAAGAGATCTTCGGCGACGATGGGGTCTTCCACCCATCCACCGACGTCTGCGAACTCCATGGCAACGTCCGCGGCCGGATGCTGGACAACTCCATGATGGTCCGGTCCAGAAAAGCAGTCTTCAACAACCAGGAAAACCGCCTCTGGTTCTACGACAACGCCATCGGGTGGCGTTACAACGAACAGGTCAGCGGAGACATCCTGCGGATCCAATTCAAGCCTGTGGATGAGAATGCACCGTCGAAAGATGGTGGCGGCAAACAGAAAATCGACGAAATGCAGGTGCACGGCCACGCATTCTACGCCACACGCGACACGCTGACGGCCGACCCGGAAGGCTATGACCAGCTCAGCGGGCGCCATATCGTGGTGCTCATCGGAGATGACTCGAAAGTAAAAGGGGTCACGGTGACCAAAGAAGCCGAAAGCCTAGTCCATATTTATGACAACGACGGCATGGAGAAGCCGGACGGCAGCGGGAAAGGCAACAGCAGTGACAAGGGCAAGGGCTCGGACGATGGCGCGAAAAAGCTGAGCGGCATCAACTACTCGAGCGGCGACAGAATCAAGATGATCTTCAAGGAAGGCACTCTGAAGAAAATGAATGTCACCGGAAATGCCGAGGGAACTGAATACCCTCCCGAGCTGCGCGGATCGGTCAACCTCCCGAAATTCAAATGGCGGGAAGACGAGCGACCATTCGGAAAACAGGCCGCCGGGGATAGAACGGCCGCAGGCATCAAGACCGTGGACAAGGGTGCCGAGGCGCCTGAAAGAGAAAGCCTTCCGTAA